The DNA segment GGAAAAGAGATTATAGCTAGAATTGTTCATTCTGGATTTACCAAAACCGTAAAGCCTTTTATCACATTGAATTGTTCTGCTATAACTCCAACACTTTTTGAATCAGAATTGTTTGGATATGTGAAGGGAGCATTCACTGGTGCAAGTAGCTCTGGTAAACAGGGAAAACTTGACATCGCAGAAGGAGGCACTCTGTTTTTAGATGAAATAGGAGAATTACCTCTGGATATTCAGCCTAAGCTTTTGCGTTTTTTACAGACTAAAGAGTATTATCCTGTGGGAAGTACTAAATTGAAAAAAGCAAATGTTAGAATAATTTGTGCTACAAACAGAGATCTTTATGTTGAGATGCAGGAAAGACGTTTCAGAAGCGATCTTTTCTACAGATTGCATACTGGTATGATTGAAATTTTACCCCTAAGAGAAAGACAAGAAGAGATTATTCCGCTATCACAAATGTATCTTTTTGAATTTTCTTCAAAAAGAAATAAGAATTTTAAAGATTTTACAAATGAAGTAAAAAAAATATTGATAGATTATTCTTGGCCTGGAAATATCAGAGAATTAAGAAATGTCATTGAAAGAGCTGTTATACTACAAAATAGTGAACATATTGAACAGGTTTCGATCCCTAGGAATAATATTGAACATAAAAAATACCAAACTGGAACATCTTTGGAAGAGATTGAAAGATTGATCATCATGGATTCTCTTGAAAAAAATAATGGCAACATTTCTCATACAGCAAAAAATCTAAATATTTCTAGGAATAGACTAAAAAGAATCATTAACAACAATTGAAAAATCTAGTTAGAATCTATATACATAATGAGTTGGCTCCTACGAATACATGGGATACATACGAAAATGAGAAGATTCTTTCTCCCAAATAAAACAAGTATCCCAGAGGTATCTTGCACCGGTTTAGGCTTATCCTTGCAAAGCAAGGTTATCACTGAAGTCGGTTCGAATGTATTTTTTACAGTTCGACTATTCACTTTTTATTCTTTGAGATAATAATATTTTCATAACACGAAAACATTTTTTTTTATTATTGTTAAGTTCTTTAACTTGGTATAATTTTTATCTTGAATGGTAATAATAATCAAATTGGTTAATTAAAATGTATGTTTAAAGAAGAATGAACAATCAACGAATTGTAAATAAGTTTCAAATCATTAGGGGAGGTTTTATGAAACGGACAATTTTTCTTATACTATTTTTTGTAGTATCAGTGTTTTCAGGTTATTACGAACTTGATAATTTTGCTGAAATTGGAGCATTTTCTACCAAAGGAAATGATCTTAATAAACAGAGCATTTCAGATCTTCTTGGAAGTAGAGATGAAATTTTCATTTCTTATGATTTCGAATTGCTGAAAAGAAAGATGGAGGAGAATAATAGTTTTGTTGATGAACAAATCAATCCTCTTAGTAAGAGATTGGAGAATTTGGTACATGAACTCTTTGTATCAAATAATTCTAGTAAGTCTATATCTTTGAATACTGAGGAGATAAAAACTCTTCTTTCTTCTGCTTTTGATATTAAAGAAAATGAACTCATTTTCTATGATTTGAACATCTCTGAAAAGAATAGAAGCATCGAGAATTTATCAAATATGATTATGAGTACTTATTCAATGATTCAATCAAAGTATGAATCAGCTCAACCACTAATAGATCTTAAAATCGGAGATAAGATTCTTCAGAAGGATTACAAAAGAACAATAGATAAATTTTGGATTATTCCAATTAGCAGCGGCGATGAGTTTAGAATTGTTCTTGTTGCAAAATTTAAAATTATAAGGGAATTTGGAAATATTGAGCCTAAGTCCATTAAAGAATTAAGAAAAATTGATACCTCTGAAACATCTACTAAGCAAAATGGATCGATTGTGATAGAAACATCACATAAGGATTATATACCTAATGAAACGAAAGATAGATCAAAAATTATGGTGACGGGATTTTGGAATCCAACTGGACAAATGATTGCTCCTTTTAGCACAGACGTATTGTTGAATCCTGAAGGTTGGATAGGTGAAGATTGGGAAAATTTAGGATATGATATCTACTCTTTTTTCCCTGAACCAGGTACATATGTTGGGGACTTAGAAGTTGACTATCAAGATGTAACAGAAGATTTTTGGAACATTACAAGCGAGATAAAACCTATTGCAATACTAAGTTTTGGGGCTGGAGCAGGTCCTTGGGAGATTGAGTTTAATGCTAGAAACATTACTAGTTGGGTTCCTGATTATGTTGCTCCGACATTACCAACTCCAAATCCTCCTGATAATACAAAGCCTGTCTCTTCTAAAAGATTATCATCTTTACCAGTGGAAGAAATTGCACTCAATGTAAATAGTGAAACAAGTATAAATGCGTGGGTAGATTGGAATGGAAACCCTGGTGCTTTTTTATGTGAATATATGGCATACCATTCAGAATGGTATCAGAGTATAGAAAGATTAAATCCAGAATTTCCATGTTTATCAGCTGGCTTTATTCATGTGAATTCATCTATATCCTATCTGAATGCTAGAGAAGCATTTTTGATAACTTTAAGAACAATAATAGAATATCTGGATACATTTATACCTATTTCAGGTGTTGTGAGTATCGCTGGCGGAGATTCTCCAATTGGTACAACTATTACCTTTGAAGGAAATGAAACTTTTACTATCGAGATTGATAATGAAATGGGTACAATTGAATTGGCTAATATTGCCCCAGGTGAATATGAAATTACTGCTATAAAAGGAGATTCATTTCTTGCAAGTGAAACAATTTATATAGATGAAAACTCAAACTTTCTAGAACTACAACTAACTCCATGGGAAAATATAAATGAAATCTCTTATCATGGAGAACAAAATGAGCTTTTCACTTACAATTACAACTACCCAGTGGAATTAGCTATTAAGATTACACCTGAAGAATTTAGCAGTTTCATACCTGGTTTGTTAAGTAAGGTTAGTTTTTTGACCCCTGACAATTCAGATAATTCTGACATTTCAGTGGTTGTATATTCCTCAACATTACAAAGTTCCTTTCCACAGGTTCTTGAATATTCTAACTATATAACAGATTACCAAGCTGAAGAGTGGTATGATCACAATATTTTAACTCCTCTAACTTTACTAGATACAAAATCTTATTGGGTGGGTTATAGTATATCATCACCATCTCAAACTTTTGGTTGGTATGACGATATTGATTTATATCAAAATAAAGGTGCTTGGATTAAAAGAAGTTCATGGAGCCAACTTTCAACTCTTGCAGGAATTAACCATAATTGGATGATCGATTGTACTATTCTGAGCGAAGATTCTACAAGTATAAACGATCAAAATATTCCGAAATCTTTAGATATGAGAACATATCCAAATCCGTTTAACCCGTCTATAAACTTAGAGTATCTAATTGGAGAAAACTCTGATATAAATCTCTCAATTTATAATATTTATGGAGAGAAAGTAATTCAGCTGGAAAATGAGTTTAAATTGTCAGGGAACTATAAGAAAACGTGGAATGGAGTTGATGGTAAAGGAAAATCAATTTCGTCAGGAACATACTTTGCTAAGTTAATTTCGAATAATAATGTGCTGATAAAGAAAATAATATTAGTGAAATAACTTTTATTTGAAGCATGCCGGCTTTAGCTGGCATGTTCCAATTTATTAGTGTGATTATAATCCTTTTGTATTATTACTCATGTATTAAAAATATGATTAAATTGTTTTTTTATCGCTGAAACACTATTGATTATTTCTTCTTTATTTTTCTTAATTTCAAACGCAAAAAATGTTTTATCATTAATTTCTAAATTTTCAATAAATGAGAAATCGATATCTCCTTTTCCAACTTCTCTATGTATATCTTCCCTGAAATTTTCTCCTTGAATCGCATCACTAATATGAAGACCTGATATTTTTCCTTTTAACTTCTTAATCAAATACTCATTCGAATATCTATCATAATGATTATGGGCAACATCCAATAAGGCATAAAGGTCATCAATTGAGTTTATAAAATCAATATATTCATCTGGACCGTAAAATATAAAGAACTTTTCAGAGATATGAGATTCTAATGATAAGGTTACATGAATTTCTTTAAATATTGGTATCCATTTAAGAATGAGTTTTTTAAGGAGTCTCTGTGAGTTAACTCTTTCATCGTTCGATAAGTTATCTAAAAAAAATGGATGATTTTTTGTAGTCACCGGAGGATGAAAAGATAAATCTTCAATTTTATTATACTTCTTTATTGTATTAAATATTGATTCGAATTCTTTGTCCCATATTTCATATTCATCATCATTGTATAAAGTGTTTAGACCATTTTTATGCATTGTAATTCTATATTCAGATAATATGCTATCAGGAAAATTTTCAATTTTCAATCCCATTGAATCATATCTGCTTTCAACATGTAAGCCTTTAATTTCTAATTGTTTTAGAAAAAGTTCTACTTCTTTCCATTTCAAATTTTGCTCTTTTTCTAAAGCAATTTTTCTTGATAAGTCATTCCCAAATTCTTTAACTGCTAAATACATATTACCCCATTTTTTATTGTTTGTTTGAAGATATAAATTCGATTTTTATATTATCTTTGAATCCTATATATAGCATTATTATTTTATTCCATATCTTATCATCATATTATTAACTCCAAATAACTCTTGTATGCAATTTCGCTATTTTCCATTCAAACTTCTTCTTTCTGACTTGTTTCAGTATAGCTTATAACGGTTAAGACTATGTGCAGTTTTAATGACAATAGCCTGTGTTATCTGTGGTTTATTCGTCCAAAAAACTATCAACATTCTTTAGTAACTCTTCAATATGGTCTTTGGCGGTTATCCAAATTCTTTCTACCAAAATTTCTCCATATTCATGGGCAATAATATTTCTCATACCTGTTATTTTTCTCCAAGGTATGTCATTATTATCACTAATAAATACATCTGACAGATGATTTGCAGCTTCACCAATAACTAAAATCTGTCTTTCACTGCATATCTTACCATTTTATTATTTGAAAATTCATGAAAACTTACTCCATCAATAAAATTTAAAATATCTTTGCAAGCTTCTCTAATATCCCATAAATAAGCTTTATCTTTATCGCTAGGCAACATAAATTCTCCTTGATGTTGATAATATTTCTTTCCGTCTGTAAGGATTAGTAATTCCATCTTTTTCAATCAAATCTACTTTTCTATTTAAGCACAATTCCAATTTTTCTTTTAAATCCAAAAATTCAAATAATGAGTAATTTGAATTTTCATGAAATACAATTAAAATGTCTATATCACTATTTTCTGAAAATTCCTCTCTCAGTACCGAACCAAAAAGATAAAGTTCTTTTATTTTAAAATTTTTAGCAATTTCAATTAATTCGTCTACATCTATAGATGTCTTGGGAAACTGCATTTTAACCTCCATTTATTTTTAACTATTAATCCAAGCATAAAACTCGGTTATATTTTTTACTTTTCCTTCAATCACTGATTTATATATATCAATACAAAAATATATCTGCTTCATTTTTTATCAAAGTGTTAGTTTTGATTAAATCTAAAATTGTTTTTTCAATCATGAATCATTCCTTATTCCAATTGCCTCTAACGATTGAGGCTATATGCCGTTTTAATGGCATATAGCCTGTGTTATACTCATGTAATCGATATACCTTATGACATCCGAGGTTTAAGTTCCAAATTTAAAATCGATGATATTTGCTGTTTTTTTTTAAAGTCAATATGATTGTTATAAACATAAGCAATTGTTCTCGCTTTTAATATTTTGAGAGCTACTGGATTATCTTTAAACTCCTTAGCTAATTTTTCGATTTCATTAGATGATATTCCAAAATAATAAGAAATTATACTAAAAGAAACTAATTTTGATGCTGGAGTATTAATTCTT comes from the Candidatus Delongbacteria bacterium genome and includes:
- a CDS encoding sugar phosphate isomerase/epimerase; the encoded protein is MYLAVKEFGNDLSRKIALEKEQNLKWKEVELFLKQLEIKGLHVESRYDSMGLKIENFPDSILSEYRITMHKNGLNTLYNDDEYEIWDKEFESIFNTIKKYNKIEDLSFHPPVTTKNHPFFLDNLSNDERVNSQRLLKKLILKWIPIFKEIHVTLSLESHISEKFFIFYGPDEYIDFINSIDDLYALLDVAHNHYDRYSNEYLIKKLKGKISGLHISDAIQGENFREDIHREVGKGDIDFSFIENLEINDKTFFAFEIKKNKEEIINSVSAIKKQFNHIFNT
- a CDS encoding DUF86 domain-containing protein gives rise to the protein MCSERQILVIGEAANHLSDVFISDNNDIPWRKITGMRNIIAHEYGEILVERIWITAKDHIEELLKNVDSFLDE
- a CDS encoding T9SS type A sorting domain-containing protein; this encodes MKRTIFLILFFVVSVFSGYYELDNFAEIGAFSTKGNDLNKQSISDLLGSRDEIFISYDFELLKRKMEENNSFVDEQINPLSKRLENLVHELFVSNNSSKSISLNTEEIKTLLSSAFDIKENELIFYDLNISEKNRSIENLSNMIMSTYSMIQSKYESAQPLIDLKIGDKILQKDYKRTIDKFWIIPISSGDEFRIVLVAKFKIIREFGNIEPKSIKELRKIDTSETSTKQNGSIVIETSHKDYIPNETKDRSKIMVTGFWNPTGQMIAPFSTDVLLNPEGWIGEDWENLGYDIYSFFPEPGTYVGDLEVDYQDVTEDFWNITSEIKPIAILSFGAGAGPWEIEFNARNITSWVPDYVAPTLPTPNPPDNTKPVSSKRLSSLPVEEIALNVNSETSINAWVDWNGNPGAFLCEYMAYHSEWYQSIERLNPEFPCLSAGFIHVNSSISYLNAREAFLITLRTIIEYLDTFIPISGVVSIAGGDSPIGTTITFEGNETFTIEIDNEMGTIELANIAPGEYEITAIKGDSFLASETIYIDENSNFLELQLTPWENINEISYHGEQNELFTYNYNYPVELAIKITPEEFSSFIPGLLSKVSFLTPDNSDNSDISVVVYSSTLQSSFPQVLEYSNYITDYQAEEWYDHNILTPLTLLDTKSYWVGYSISSPSQTFGWYDDIDLYQNKGAWIKRSSWSQLSTLAGINHNWMIDCTILSEDSTSINDQNIPKSLDMRTYPNPFNPSINLEYLIGENSDINLSIYNIYGEKVIQLENEFKLSGNYKKTWNGVDGKGKSISSGTYFAKLISNNNVLIKKIILVK
- a CDS encoding nucleotidyltransferase domain-containing protein; translation: MQFPKTSIDVDELIEIAKNFKIKELYLFGSVLREEFSENSDIDILIVFHENSNYSLFEFLDLKEKLELCLNRKVDLIEKDGITNPYRRKEILSTSRRIYVA